In one Colletotrichum destructivum chromosome 2, complete sequence genomic region, the following are encoded:
- a CDS encoding Putative kinesin-like protein, with protein MATLPRPARPSNGPPAMALPALPVAKTRKSTGGIPTSASKSSLATPNSKSGLRAPSAGFLPPTTPASASTLPQPRTVSAMSNSSVRTLRKTVSINSFPQPPRGDTRVNSLPPSPLRADSSWNSTRKSKGSAALTYSQSNGAPSLLNNSAEGKSISSASVRMSDGLISISSPPQSRSSSAQDSYSTSATTYDDPVDGMASKSTSDSTSDKRGSKLDGKGNVLVSVRVRPDASGNENTKAEGEWMVDGRKSLVAYRGKEGGDYVYDNVFTTHDDNSRVYDCIAKRLVRRVMEGYHGTVFAYGMTGTGKTFSMQGTASSPGVIPLAITDIFSYIRETPSREFLLRVSYLEIYNEKIHDLLSMSTGNPAGAGGQEEIKLREDSKRGVYASPLKEEIVQSPTQLLRVIARGDQARRTASTQFNARSSRSHAVVQIVVESRERIPGNAGTGESKRSGMLPGGVRVSTLSLIDLAGSEKAAESKERRTEGSHINKSLLTLGTVISKLSEHKDKDGKAADKDGKHLPYRDSKLTRLLQGALSGGSLVSILCTIQIGAAGSAASSNSHTSETINTLKFASRAKNNIVSHAKKAEEALGSGGDGGARVLLERYRMEILELRQQLDMQAKEKKSKYADEERERDALEEKARELEAEHRHEEQMLEMQLARTALKERIDHLNRLILSSKSIGVNASGSYSALGIHPRSSMASVRSLATPNSGRPMLERTASMTSASSTIGRRSSGRSSGGQRRSSGEADAVTDDDSIGEFGDGSASLTAQNRALQADLADKTRYIQTLEKRLMQARRASSSRTSVGFSAPNKAIMVGEDHSVSTVLREKDAEIAELKARLDDKDRMLAALRSAARSRDTAEGHMDGRTSSLYEHSPPPTMSPPPAPSNSSTNVRNPTKNVDEMSKILDEMIQDHVETGHLVKGARGSIRVVNDRKLEVHPELPVRLEPLRKTASFDETGKVSVMGM; from the exons ATGGCAACGCTCCCGCGACCAGCAAGGCCGTCCAACGGTCCGCCCGCCATGGCTCTGCCCGCTCTTCCTGTCGCCAAGACGAGGAAAAGCACTGGAGGCATACCTACATCGGCCTCAAAATCCAGCCTGGCCACCCCAAACTCCAAGAGCGGCCTCAGGGCCCCTTCCGCTggcttcctcccccccacgACCCCTGCATCAGCATCCACACTCCCGCAACCGCGTACAGTCTCTGCCATGAGCAATTCCTCGGTCCGGACGTTGCGCAAGACAGTGAGCATCAACTCGTTTCCCCAGCCTCCCCGGGGCGACACCCGCGTCAACAGTCTACCCCCGAGTCCATTGCGTGCCGACTCCTCATGGAACTCCACTCGCAAATCAAAGGGCTCTGCGGCATTGACGTATTCGCAGAGCAATGGCGCGCCGAGTCTGCTCAACAACAGCGCCGAGGGGAAGTCGATATCAAGCGCTAGCGTCCGCATGTCCGACGGCCTTATCAGTATCTCTTCCCCGCCACAGAGCAGGAGCTCCTCGGCTCAGGATTCCTATTCAACTTCTGCGACGACGTATGATGACCCTGTCGATGGAATGGCGTCGAAATCAACATCTGACAGCACCAGTGACAAAAGAGGCTCCAAGCTAGACGGCAAGGGGAATGTTTTGGTTAGTGTCAGAGTACGACCAGATGCAAGTGGGAACGAAAATAcaaaggccgagggcgagtgGATGGTTGACGGACGCAAGTCTCTGGTTGCTTACAGAGGCAAAGAAGGCGGCGATTACGTCTACG ATAACGTTTTCACGACGcacgacgacaacagccgAGTCTATGACTGCATAGCAAAGCGATTAGTCCGCCGCGTCATGGAAGGCTACCACGGAACCGTTTTTGCCTACGGCATGACTGGCACCGGAAAGACGTTTTCAATGCAAGGGACAGCTTCTTCGCCAGGTGTCATTCCCCTTGCCATCACCGACATCTTTTCCTACATCAGGGAGACGCCGTCTCGCGAGTTTCTACTTCGTGTCAGCTACCTGGAAATATACAACGAAAAGATTCACGACTTGCTGAGCATGTCAACCGGCAACCctgccggagccggcggacAAGAAGAAATCAAGCTGCGCGAAGACAGCAAGCGCGGTGTTTATGCCAGTCCATTGAAGGAAGAAATTGTTCAGAGTCCAACACAGCTTCTGAGGGTAATCGCCCGCGGAGACCAAGCGCGCAGGACAGCAAGCACCCAATTCAATGCGAGGAGCTCCCGAAGTCACGCAGTGGTCCAAATAGTGGTGGAAAGCCGGGAGCGGATACCGGGAAACGCGGGCACCGGCGAAAGCAAACGATCAGGGATGCTGCCTGGTGGCGTCCGCGTGTCGACCCTGAGCTTGATTGATCTCGCTGGATccgagaaggcggccgaaTCCAAGGAGCGACGGACAGAGGGCTCGCACATCAACAAGAGTTTACTTACCTTGGGCACTGTCATCTCCAAACTCTCCGAGCACAAAGACAAGGACGGAAAAGCCGCCGATAAGGATGGCAAGCACCTGCCGTACCGAGACAGCAAGTTGACCCGACTTTTACAAGGGGCTCTATCGGGCGGCTCGCTTGTGAGCATCTTGTGCACCATCCAGATCGGCGCAGCTGGTAGCGCTGCCTCTTCCAACTCCCACACGTCCGAAACCATCAACACTCTCAAGTTCGCGTCCCGAGCCAAGAACAACATTGTCAGCCACGCCAAAAAGGCGGAAGAGGCTCTCGGAAGCGGaggggatggcggcgccagAGTCCTATTGGAGCGGTATCGCATGGAGATTCTGGAGCTGAGACAACAACTCGACATgcaggccaaggagaagaagtccAAGTACGCCGACGAAGAAAGAGAGCGAGATGCTCTTGAGGAGAAGGCCCGTGAACTAGAGGCCGAGCACCGGCACGAAGAGCAAATGCTTGAAATGCAGCTGGCTCGAACGGCACTCAAGGAACGGATTGATCACCTTAACCGTCTGATCTTGAGTTCCAAATCAATTGGCGTCAATGCCAGCGGATCCTACAGTGCTCTGGGCATACACCCTCGGTCTTCCATGGCTTCGGTACGATCACTGGCTACCCCGAACAGCGGCAGGCCAATGCTCGAAAGGACAGCATCCATgacgtcggcttcttcaacCATTGGTCGCCGGTCAAGTGGTCGGTCGAGCGGAGGCCAGCGCCGGTCCAGTGGCGAAGCAGATGCAGtgacggacgacgacagcatcGGCGAGTTCGGAGATGGCAGTGCCTCCCTGACGGCCCAGAACCGCGCGTTACAGGCCGACTTGGcagacaagacaagataTATCCAGACTTTGGAGAAGCGGCTGATGCAGGCACGAAGGGCCAGTTCTTCAAGAACATCTGTCGGCTTCTCCGCCCCGAACAAGGCCATCATGGTCGGGGAAGACCACAGTGTGTCGACGGTGTTGAGGGAGAAGGATGCCGAGATTGCCGAGCTGAAAGCGCGACTTGACGATAAGGATCGCATGTTGGCTGCGCTGCGCTCGGCAGCTCGATCTCGAGATACGGCGGAGGGACATATGGATGGCAGGACGTCTTCTCTATATGAACACAGCCCTCCACCAACGATGAGCCCGCCACCAGCACCATCAAACTCTTCGACCAACGTCCGCAACCCCACCAAGAATGTTGACGAGATGAGCAAGATTCTAGACGAGATGATTCAAGACCACGTCGAGACCGGCCATCTGGTTAAAGGGGCGAGGGGCAGCATCCGCGTCGTCAATGACCGCAAGCTTGAGGTGCACCCGGAACTGCCGGTGAGACTCGAGCCGCTCAGGAAGACTGCATCATTTGACGAGACCGGCAAGGTGTCAGTGATGGGTATGTGA